Proteins encoded together in one Planctomyces sp. SH-PL14 window:
- a CDS encoding Gfo/Idh/MocA family protein, translating into MASSNRREFLKQSSVAAAVGTLASLAPSVYAAGDDVIKIGLVGCGGRGTGAASQALSTEGRVKLVAVGDAFRDVISASLRGIQNAAKKNPNAETDVPEDHIFDGFDAYKKVIDSDIDLVVLATPPGFRPIHFAYAVEKGKHVFMEKPVATDATGVRMVLENAKKAKDKNLKVGVGLQRRHEASYIELIDQIHNGALGEMLAMRVYWNGGGVWEPKKSREQVKTEMEYQMWNWYYYNWLCGDHICEQHIHNLDVGNWIKKGFPVSANGMGGRQVRTDKRYGEIFDHHAVEYTFADGSKMYSQCRHIKNCWNAVDEHGHGTKGEFHLAGGNPTRGCVLDLFDGTKITPKGAYKDPYQVEHDDLFAAIRNNKAYSEAEYGAMSTMTSILGRMCTYSGKVIKMDEALASNVGVMPKVFAFDADPPTLPNAEGEYPIPTPGVTKVL; encoded by the coding sequence ATGGCGTCTTCAAATCGCCGCGAATTCCTGAAGCAATCATCGGTCGCCGCCGCCGTCGGTACGCTCGCCAGCCTCGCTCCGTCCGTCTACGCCGCCGGCGATGACGTCATCAAGATCGGCCTCGTCGGCTGCGGCGGACGCGGCACCGGCGCTGCCTCGCAGGCTCTCTCGACGGAAGGCCGCGTCAAGCTCGTCGCCGTCGGCGATGCCTTCCGTGACGTCATCAGCGCCTCGCTCCGCGGGATCCAGAACGCGGCCAAGAAGAACCCGAACGCCGAGACCGACGTCCCCGAAGACCACATCTTCGACGGCTTCGACGCGTACAAGAAGGTCATCGACAGCGACATCGACCTCGTCGTCCTGGCCACCCCTCCGGGCTTCCGCCCGATCCACTTCGCCTACGCGGTGGAGAAGGGGAAGCACGTCTTCATGGAAAAGCCCGTCGCCACAGACGCCACCGGCGTGCGGATGGTCCTCGAGAACGCCAAGAAGGCGAAGGACAAGAACCTCAAGGTCGGCGTCGGCCTCCAGCGCCGGCATGAAGCGTCCTACATCGAGCTGATCGACCAGATCCACAACGGCGCTCTCGGCGAGATGCTGGCGATGCGGGTGTACTGGAACGGCGGCGGCGTGTGGGAGCCGAAGAAGTCCCGCGAGCAGGTGAAGACGGAAATGGAGTACCAGATGTGGAACTGGTACTACTACAACTGGCTGTGCGGCGACCACATCTGCGAACAGCACATCCACAACCTCGACGTCGGCAACTGGATCAAGAAGGGCTTCCCGGTCTCCGCCAACGGCATGGGGGGACGGCAGGTCCGGACCGACAAGCGGTACGGCGAGATCTTCGACCACCACGCGGTCGAATACACCTTTGCCGACGGCTCCAAGATGTACAGCCAGTGCCGGCACATCAAGAACTGCTGGAACGCCGTCGATGAGCATGGCCACGGCACCAAGGGGGAATTCCACCTGGCCGGCGGCAACCCGACCCGCGGCTGCGTGCTGGACCTGTTCGACGGGACGAAGATCACCCCCAAGGGGGCCTACAAGGACCCGTACCAGGTCGAGCACGACGACCTGTTCGCCGCCATCCGCAACAACAAGGCGTACAGCGAAGCGGAATACGGGGCCATGAGCACCATGACCTCGATCCTCGGCCGGATGTGCACCTACTCCGGCAAGGTGATCAAGATGGACGAAGCTCTCGCCTCCAACGTCGGCGTCATGCCGAAGGTCTTCGCCTTCGACGCCGATCCGCCGACGCTTCCCAACGCGGAAGGGGAATACCCGATTCCGACCCCCGGCGTCACGAAGGTCCTGTAG